In Dromiciops gliroides isolate mDroGli1 chromosome X, mDroGli1.pri, whole genome shotgun sequence, the genomic window AATCCCTCCCTtctgcagaaagcctttcccTGTTGCCCCCACTGGACTCCTAGGGCCTTCCTTCTGAGGTCACTTCCCACTGGCCCTGTCTGTATCTTATCAGCACATAGTTGTTGgcatgctgtctcccctattagatgatgagctccttcagggcagggactgtttgtgGCAGAACTTAGCAACGATTAGCCCACTGAGGTAGGTGGTGAAGTTTTAATACTAAAACATTTTGAtttcaaaaacaataaatattgatagattAAAACCcgtaagaaggggcagctaggtggcacagtggatagagcaccggccctggattcaggaggacctgagttcaaatccggcctcagacactttacacacttactagctgtgtgaccctgggcaagtcacttaaccccaattgcctcaccaaaaaaaaaaaaaccatgaaaaaaaccCATAAGAACCAAAGCTCTTTGAGAAGATTCTCAATAATGTTTAACGATGTAAAGATTCAGAGACCAAGAAGTTTGAGAATGGCTATATTGTAGAAATCAGTCTCTCATTATTAggttttaatgttattttttggaGGGGTTACCTCTGTCATACTTATATAAAGagtggtttattttatatattcaagGTTTTCTCCATTTCCTAGTCTACCATCTTTTAGCATCTTTACATATATTTCCAGATTTCCAGTGCTTCTCttcattgttcttatttttcttattcttttttaccatctatttatttatgtttctttagaatttttccccacctgacatgtagaaacaaattgtaacattgattttaaaactttgtgttccaaattctcttccttccttcctctgtatcccccccttaagaactcaagcaattcaatctaagttatatacgtgcagtcatgcaaaacatagcagacaaaaaaactttagaaaaaggaactaaaaaaaagaaaaaggaattgtcatttgcagcagatcatcttacaatattgctgttattttgtatatagtacttccttgtatattttgtatacaatacttCCTTGTATACAGTACTTTGTAtacactttgcatcaactcatgtaatcCCCATTTAATAGACTTCGAGACTGGAACCCAGACAGTATGACTTACTCATGGTCTTTCACACACAGCTGGAGTCAGTCTGGCTACAAACACAAGTCTGCACATCCTTGCTAACTTTCCAGTGACACCAGCTACAGTACAAAAAGAGCAATCTCTAAGTAATCAAACCTAAATGCTGCTGCACCATGGGGTACAGGTAACCCCCAAatctctgcttttctttctttttttgggtgaggcaattggggttaagtgacttgcccatatctaaggccggatttgaactcaggtcctcctgaatacagagccactgctctatccactgtgccacttagctgccccctttttttgttttgtttttggaattttttttttggtgaggcaatgagggttaagtgacttgtccagggtcacacggctagtaaatgtcaagtgtcaagtgtctgagatggatttgaactcagatcctcctgaatccagggccagtgctttatccactgcgccacctagctgccccgacccccAAATCTCAAAGGCTATGACCAGCTCCCAACATCAAGTATAGAACCAAACACAGTCTGTCTGTTATTGGAGGAGCAGCATAGGTAAGTCTCAGAAGGGTTATCTCCAGAAAGCTGGGAGACAAATTCTCTGGTTCACAGCAGTGCATGAGATCATCAACTAAGTTACAGAAGGTTTGCCATCACTGGTGAAATAACAGAACTTGGAAGTAAATAAACAATTAGAGGGCTCAATGGACAAAGGAGAACAGAAGGGACATCGAGGGAGGCAGGCACTGGAAAAATGCAATATTTGGCTGTGAAGGTTGGTTCTATAaggtttttgttcagttgttttcaagaaacatccaactctttgtgaccctgagtgGGATATGGTGGGCTGGGGTCACTTTAGACTCTGAAGCTTATTACCAGATCATTCTGTCCATGTTTTGTCCCATTGCTAACAACAGAATATTGTAGCAATCACTTATCTTGCTTTGCTGAACTTGGTGTACACTGGTaccatccttccctccctgcttgcATTCCaaagcccccagtccctgttattgttagatCATTCTATTCATATTCCATCCTGTTGCTagcaccccccccctcccgcctTGCTCTGTGGTCAAGCAGGAGAGCTGTCCCCTGTTAGCGCAGACCCATCCTgatactacctctcccttcttgtgttcctaagccctagctcctggtaccaGATCCTGGTaccatctcttctcccttcttgccccttgccccctccttacatgggtggagtggttttaccctttccccctccccttccccccagctctCGGACATAGCTGATCATGCATCTATACCATGATCACGCGCTGAACACGcatactgggtgagacaggattggatgttagattgtgagctcactctGTGCATgaggggactgccccctcaaaacttccataaaaagccaactcatgagctcatcagCGTGCTCCTCATCtcttgcccattctcatgagaatgaaataaatctgtctctgcttgacttggtagtctccttgaattatttgggtaaactgaagAAACTGTCCCATACaaccccttttagggtttttttttggcaaagatgctggagtggcttgccatttccttctccagctcattttattgatgaggaaacaggtaaacagggtcaagtgacttgcccatggtcacacagctagtaaatgtccgaggccacatttgaactcaggtcttcccaactccagacctggcactctgtgcattgtgctacttagctgcaAGGTCAAGAAGgcataaatatcattttattaagTCCTGTTCCTAAagataatggaaaaataaataatataataataaataaataatttggatTCTATGATTTATAAACACtaagggcctcagtttttttctatttgtaaatgAGGGGGCTATGTAATCTTGAGCaagtcctttccctctctgggcctgtttcctcacttCATGGTCTCTGACCTCCTTTTGTCTTCCCAAGATTTCCTAAGTGTGAAGCCTCTGCCACTCACTGCTGAGAAGTTGTGCAAGTTCTGGTCCTGACATGATTCTCTGCCTAACTCCCTCTCTCAAATGAGGGTCATCAGACTAGATCTGatgttccttccacctctaacattCACCATGTCTGAGAGTTAGAAAGTTTGGGCGCAAGGTTTTACCCTCTATAAAGTGAAGGGCCTGGACTTGTCTGGACAGAATTCTCTAAGCTCCCATTTCCTTCCAAGATTCATAGATTGAAAGTTAGAAAAGATAtgaggtcatctagtgcaactacctcattttacaaagaaacagACACCTGGCCACAGGGTAACCTTATGGGCCTTATCTAATTTATATCCAGGTCCTAACACTTCAAATCCTACACTCTTGCCACTACCCTAAGCTGATACGAGCAGctgggtttaaatcttacctctgtCCCTGGCTTCTTTCCTCCTAGATAAATTGAGTCAGGGTGGGACTCCAgcaatcaatcaactagcatttatgaacAGGCCAAGTATTATGCTAAAGTAGTGACTGCAATATTCCCAGAATTCAAAGGCCCAAAGAGTTGCTAACTGCAAGGCCCACATATGacacacagatgagaaaatacaaaatatatacagagttaTCCTGGGCAGAGGGCAGAAGGAGCCATCAGAAAAGGCCTCAATGTAGGTGGAGGTCAGGAGGGATGATAGGGGAGGGGTGTCGGATGGGGGCAGCAGGGTGAGACAATGGGCAGTTTGGCTGGAAGATCCAAGGTCCGTCGTGTAAGgtataagattggaaaggtaggaaagggcagGTTATCAAGGGCTCTGAATGCCCAACAGAGGACTTGGCACTTGACCCTGGAGGCAATGGGGGGCACTAGACTTTactgggggggtggagggaggggagtgacatggctGGACGTTTACTGTAGCAAAAGCCTTCTGGGGGCTGAATGGAGGCTGGGCTGGGGGGGGAGGGACTTGAGGCgggctcctcccctcccctgctcagCTATGGTGCCAGAGGAGGAGGCCGGGCACGGCGGGGGGATGCGAGGGCGGGGGCCCTCCCGAAGGCCCCCAGCCCGACTGCGGCCGCCGCGCTCCCACCCACATTCCACCTCAATCCCCGCCCCGCGATGGCGGAGCTCTCCCAGCTGAGGCCCTCGGGCCGCAGCACCCGGCgcgtgcgcgtgcgcgcgcgcatgcACGACAGCGTACGAGAGGGAGGGGCCGGGCCGAGAGGCGGGGCAGGCGCGAAGGAAGCCGCTCCGAGACCCAGGGCCGGGGAGAGCGGCCCAAGCGGTCGAGCGATCCGCGCGCTCGAGACCCAGCCCGGTACGACCCCCCGAAGAACCCCCCTCCCCGGGCAGCCACTCACCCGAGCCGAGCCCCGGGAGAGGACGCGATGGCGCCGGCGGGGCGAGCAGCCTCCGGCCCCTGGCGGGGGAGCTTCCGCCGCCGCTCTAGGACGCGCGGAGGACCGGGCGTCTCGATGGTGCTCGGGCGCGCTCGCCCCCGCCCTCCTCCTGGACCGGGGCTCCAGGGTTCTGGACCACAATGGAGGAGCGGGCTGGGCGGCTGGGGAGGGGCCCAAGCGCCAGATGTGGCCTCGGGGCCATCCCCTGGCTGGTTGGGCGGGGCAGGTTGGGAAATGAGTGCACCATCAAAACCCGAGGAGCATCaatgacatttattaaaataagaatagcttacatttctatgATATTTTAAGGCATCAAGGTGCTTAATCGGACGCTTTCTCATTGGAGTCTCATAACAAAcctgaggtaggtactacaggtattatccccatttgtgagagtgtctgaggctcagagatgaagCCACTCGTCCATCCAGAGACCAttcaagaataataacaataattataatataatataacaataatagctaacgttatataaagcactttacgtATATTATCGCAGTTGATCCTCCcaactatccccattttacatatgaggaaactaaggctgaggttaagtgacttgcttagggtcatacagctagtaagtgtctaaggctagatccAAACATGGGTCTTCCTGAGGCCTAGGTCAGCACTCCATCCACCCAGCTGCCAGCAGACACATACTAAACATTTGCTATTTGCACAGCACTGTTAGTCATGGAGGATCCAAGAAGATAGGCAGGCAAAAGCCTTGCTcccaagaagggaaaaaaggcaagaggttaaagtcaggatttaaacccaggtctcctgactccccaagtattatttttgtaattttttttcaatccccttccccctccctcaccaaaaacaaaacaaaaaaacaaaaacaaaaaacaacccttgtaagaaatatgcatagtcaagcaaaacaaattcctattgGCCAAGTGGCTGGTTGGGCAAGTGTGGAGTCCTATCACACACTAGTCAGCCAGCCTCTGGCCACAGGAGGGGGTGGGTAGGTAGGTTCCTCCTCCCTCCAGGAATCCCTCTATAAACATCAGAGTAGGCAATAAGGGCTAGTGCAAGCATACTAGGAGCTGGAAGGCTCCAGTGCGAATCCTGACTTTGGAAAAGATCGATGGAAAGAGACAGAACTAGGaattctcaagtcccttccagctagtTTCTAAATCTACAAattcactgtgtgactttgggcaagtgctGCTTCTGTGCTACATCAAAGTTTCTGCCTCTAATAAGGGGGTTGGCCTAGATGATCCCTAGgctttcttctagctctagaatCATAGGCCTATTACTTGTGGAACCCAAGGTGGGCCACAAAGATGAACAGCCACACATGTGGAGCCATTTTGTTTCTAAAGCCCAACTCCAGTGCTATCTCCCCCAGGAAGCAATGGCTCCTATCCCTCCTGGGACATCTCTCATAGTGCTCTTCATGAGATTTGGATTCAAGACCTTGGAGCAACTGCCAGCTCTGCTACTGACACTGCAAAGAGAAAGCCGAGGTGCCCACAAGCAGGATGGGCATTCGGAGGCTCAGAGACTTCAAGGCAGAGGGGGGATCtaaaagatcatctaatctaagcccctcattttctAACTGAGGTAATGGAGGCCATGGGGAACAGTGTGTGAGCAGCTTCTCTGTACTCCACTCCAGTGCCCCCCACTTCTAGGGGAGGCTGGAGAGGAGAGTCCGGCTCAAGTTTAGATTGCACTTgaccctaaggtcccttccagcttggagGTTTTGGGATGAGTGTCAGGTAAATGGGTGTAAAAGACTTGCACTGTCACTACTATATGGCTGTTGTGCTCAAACAACGTGCTCCTCTTTGCTGTACTTTGCTGATGCTGTGGTGGTCACAGTCAACTGAGCTCCATCAGCAAGGAAATCCTTTGACACCTCCCTGACCAATTGCCTCTCCTCTCCCTACAGCAGTTATTCCAAACCTTTACATTTCCTCTCAAGCTTCTCATTCTCCAAACCCTCAACTGAGGACCTCAACTCATACTTCCCTCCTAGTTGGTGTCTCTGctgcaagtctctccccacttcaaacCTCATCCTGCACATAGCTGCCAAAACGATTTCCCcgaagtacaggtctgaccaggccactcccctattcaataaatgccAGTGTCTCCATATTACCTTTAGGACCAAATAAGAAATCATGTTTGTTattaaaagcccttcatagccaggccactttctccctttccagtctccttatatTTTACTACCTTCCTCGAACTGTCCAATTgttgccttttcactggctgtagCCCATTCCTGGAgtgccttccctcctcccttctgcttTCCCTAGTctatgacttccttcaagacttagctcaatcTCCAATTCCGTAAGATGCCCCCGGGCTTTCTCTCAGAGATCACCTGGAAAAATAGGAGCCCCTTGGGGACAAGATTActgtccctattttatagatgagaaactgaggctcccatAGTGACAGTATCATGGGGCTCTGCCCCTcctaaactcttcattttccatcagctgctctgcctggttttgacTCCTATGAGTGTCAGTCACGCCCCCTGGTACCCACCATGCCAGGTACCCTGTGGTGGCTGCTGCTCTTCCCCGaccttttcagcttcctcttgcatattgtcttcccccttCGATTTTAAGCTCCTccagggcaaagactgtctttctttttcttatttgtggcctcagcacttagcacagtgcttggcacatagtaggtgcttaatgtctATTGATTATTGACACTTACATTCTAGTTCTATTGGAAAGCAATGGGCATCCCTCAAACttgacatgtccaaaatggagctCCTGATCTCCCTGTGCCCTCTTCTccatttcctgatttccctaCAAATTCTGTCTGGGGTGCCAGGCCTCCTTTTATTCACCATAATTCAAACCTGTCaacctctccctcacccccaccccccactcaatCATTTCCCAAGTCCTACTGATTCTGCTTATACAGTACTTCTCACAACTGGCCACCccctggtgcaggctctcatcacccccccatacacacacacacacacacaatggcaatacctggggtgggggggccgagggcctgcctctagtctctctccccactccaatccatcactcagctgccaaagtgatctttgtAAAGTGCAGATCCAACCATGtgacaccccctcccctccccctcacacaAGGAGCTTCAGTGGTTCCATATTTGCTAAACTCGATGGCATCGAAAGCCTTCCCACAGTATGGTTCAGGGGCAAgtgccctggatttggagtcaagggtTTAAATCCCAGCCTTCCTGATTATCAATATAGGAGTTTCTCTTCTCTGGCAAttgaaggcttacaaagcacCCCCCTCACAATAACCCATGGGAGGTAACTGGGGCAAGTACTAATGCTTCcatcttacagaaaaggaaaccaaggctcagggaggggaggagatttgcccatggtcacaaaggttCCCAGACATCCCAGGTTGGCAGCCATAcctagggctctttccaccaGACCACATTGCTTCTCGTATTGGGATTTTACCTTCCCTTTTGTCCAGTAATAGATTATCTTTGGCAGTGCTGCCACAGAGGGTTTCCCTCAATCCATCACTTTCTTGTACTAAGAGAAGAGACCCTTATTAGCTTATTCCCATGGGGCCACACTAGTGGTCCTCATTGCTAGAGTCCTCTAAGGGTTCCAAagggctttcctcacaacaaccctgtgaggtaggtaacaAGTGTTATTCTCCCCATTGCAATggagaaaacaggctcagaggaGGTGCTGAGACTTGGTGCTAAGTCTTCTAagtccaggttcagtgctcttcccactaaaCTAGCCCGGCTCTCAAGTCAAGTCACTGAGCCAGCAATGGGACAGAGTGCACGTATGAGGCCGCAACGTTAGGAGGGCAGGctgcaaagagagagagctcaTCAATGACGTAGTCCAAGTCCCTTTTACAGAGAGCTGAGCTGAGGTCCATGAAGATCTGGTAACTTGCCAAGAGGGCTCATCTTTCTCTACATCCCACAAGTCTTTCCTGTATTCCTTATACCCTAGTATGCATCATCTGATGCTGAATAAGGTTTGAGCTCCTGCTGAAGGCTTTGCCACATTCACtgcattcataaggcttctctccgcTGTGAATCCGCTGATGCTGAATGAGGTTTGAGCTGCGACTAAAATttttcccacactcattacattcgTAAAGTTTCTCCCCACTATGAGTCCTCCTGTGCTGAATAAGGCATGAGCTCTGACTGAAGGTTTTCTCACACTCGTTACATTCATAGCGCCTCTCTCCactgtgaattctctgatgtcgaATGAGATCAGACCTCACCCTGAAGACTTTGCCACACACATTGCACTCGTAGGGCTTCTCTCCactgtgaattctctgatggttAATAAAAGTGGCTATCTGCCTAAAGGCTTTGCCACACTCACTGCACTGATAAGGCTTCACTCCAGTATGGATTCTTTGATGCTGAGTAAGGTGTGAGTTCTGACTGAAAGTCTTTCcgcattcattacattcatagggtttcactccagtgtgaattctctggtgttcgATAAGTTTGGAACTCCCACGGCAGGCtttgccacattcattacattcgtATGGTTTCTCTCCGCTGTGAATCCTTTTATGTTCGAGAAGGATGGAATTGCGGCTGAAGGCTTTGCCACACTCGGTACATTCGTAGGGTCTCTCTCCGCTGTGAATCGTCTGATGGCGGATAAGTGCAGAACTTGCCATAAAGGCTTTGCCACATTcgttacattcataaggtttctctccactgtgaaTTGTCTGATGATGAATGAGGGTCGTGCTACGACTGAAGGCtttgccacattcattacatttatagggctTCTCTCCACTATGAATCTTCTGGTGCTGAAGAAGGTTGGAGCTCCTCCTAAAAGCTTTGCCACACTGGTCACACTTATGAGGTTTGTCTCCACAGTGGGGTTTCGATTGACTTCCATAGTCAGCATTCAGCCTGCAGCCATGCTCATGCAAATTACATCTCTGGGCTCTCTCCCCTGCAGGACCTGTCTCTTGTGGAACAGGATTGGAGCTTTTATCACATTCCTTTTCTACTGGCTGCTCACTTGTGCAGGTTGTCCCGCTGCCAAGatctttctcttccttatctGAGCCTTCCAGTCTTTCCCCTTCTGGCTTTTCCTGTTGTACCTCTACGCTGCCCCCCAATCCACACGTTTCTTCAGATTGGGAGTCCTGGGAAATGGCCCCTTGGACACCTACCAATGGTATCCCTTGTGATTCTACTTTGGAAGCTTCCTGTCTTGAAACAGACACTCTGTTTTCAGTTTCGTTCTTAGAAtctgaaatgataaatagaaaaacACAAATCTCCACTGTGTGAAAGGGATCCACTGATGAGAAAGTTCAGGAGTAGGATCACACAATTTAATGAAGGCCAATGAGGAGTACAGGCTGGGAAGGACACAGGACATCACTGCCTGTAGCCAGCCACTTCTGTAGCCAGTTCACTGCTACAGAAACAAACAGTGGCACTGAgccttcccttcccattctatCACTAtaccactgcctcccttatcCAAATTCTCCTAGAAGTGGAACAACAGCATCAGAAAGGCTAGAGTCCATAATGAATGTTAAGAACATTAAAAAAGACTCTCCTGTTATATCCTGAGCAATGGGTACCCGACACATGGGGAGGGTCCCACTAGGNNNNNNNNNNNNNNNNNNNNNNNNNNNNNNNNNNNNNNNNNNNNNNNNNNNNNNNNNNNNNNNNNNNNNNNNNNNNNNNNNNNNNNNNNNNNNNNNNNGAGGTCCTGAATGGTGCTCATCCAGGTGAGTTGGGGGAGTAGCATCTAGGTATGAGGGAACCTTGGGAAGGAGGACCCcccttttttagtgaggcaatagtaGTAAATGTTTTCAATTTTTCCCCAAGTCTGCCCAATCCTGGGTGTCTTggcttcccttcttctccctttgtGATTAGATATTTTCTTCAAACATTGCTTATGCTCCCAGCATCCCCAATGTGTAGTCTTTCATCCTCTCTCAATTTTATAGACTCACAGACtgtaaagttggaagggaccatagagacaTGCgtattcaacttcctcattttccagCAGGGCCTTACCAAGTCACAGGACAGTCTGGACCCACTCATACCAAGTCACATCAACCCATTCTCCTGCTCCCTGCTTCTTTTCTGCTATTCTTATTCATTCCTGCCTTCTCTACTTTTTTCTCAAAAGACTCTCCCTCATTCTTTTTGTTCACTTGGGTCTCTGTGTCAAGCCACTTCTCTCATTTACTTCCTGTattttccatttccccatcttcCTTCTGGCTTAAAAGGACATCAGGTACACTTagtagtcatttttattttgaatgttcAATTTCGTCTTTCAGATCAACAGATTTCTTTTACCCAGCAAGCGTGTCcatattttctgtttctcatttcaGACTATGGAATTAAGACTGAAAACAAGGAGGTTATTCCAAAGCAGGAACTTTCTGAAGAAGATGAATTCAAGGGCATATTGTGGGCAGGACTGCAAAGGGCTGTCCCCCAGGAGCCTGAACTTGAAGAAAGCTGTGACTCCAAGGACAATTTAGAGGAACAGAAGGGAAGTGTAGTGTTGATGAGACTGAGACagtctcccccttcccaagagagTGGTTTCAACCCCATGTCTCTCTCCCAAGGGGTTGTCCCtaaggaagagggagaacatgAATATACCAAGTGTGAAAAAAGCTGTGATCTGAGTTCAGCCCCTGTTACAAATTGTATAGAAACTATAGGAGAAAGGTCCCAGAGATGTGATGTATATGACCAAAGCTTTGGACAGGATTCAGAGCCTGTAACAAATCagaatgttaataatgaaaaaaaaccctatgaatgtagtgaatgtgaCAAAGCCTTTAGTCGGCGTTCCTACTTTATTGAACATCAAAGGATTCATAGTGGTGAGAAGCCATATGATTGTAGTGAATGTGGCAAAGCCTTCAGGTGGTATTCAGATGTTGTCTCACATCAGAGAATTCACCGTGGAGAAAAACCTTACCAGTGTAATGATTGTAGCAAAGCCTTCAGGAAGAGCTCAGATCTTATTCAGCATCAGAGGGTTCATAGTGGGGAGAAGCCCTATGAATGTAGTCATTGTGGCAAAGTCTTTGGTCGAAGCTCCAGCCTTATTCggcatcaaagaattcatagtggagagaagccctatgaatgtaatgcttgtgggaaagccttcagagATATCTCTACTTTTATTAACCATCAGAAAATTCATAGTGGAGAGAAACcgtatgaatgtgatgaatgtggcAAAGCCTTCAGTCGTAGCTCAAGCCTTattgaacatcagagaattcatagtgGAGAAAagccctttgaatgtaatgaatgtggcaaaGCCTTCAGGTGGTGCTCAGACCTGGTTCCACATCTCAGAATTcatagtggagagaaaccttttgaatgtaatgaatgtaagAAATCCTTTAGGAAGAGCTCAGATCTTATTTTGCATCAGAGGATTCATAGTGGAGAGAAGccctatgaatgtaatcagtgtgggaaagccttcaggaAGAGATCTGATCTAATTCAGCATCATCGAATTcatagtggagagaaaccttttaaaTGCAATGAATGTGAGAAAGCTTTTAGGACACGGTCAGACCTTGTTCAGCATCTGAGAATTCATAGTGatgagaaaccttatgaatgtaatgaatgtgggaaagccttcaggcAGAACTCAGACCTTATtcaacaccagagaattcatagtGGAGAAAAGCCCTATGAGTGCAACAAATGTGAGAAAGTCTTCTGTCGAAATTCAAGCCTCATTCGACATCTGAGGTCTCACAACAGAGATTAATTTTCAGGGTGTTGCTATCCCCTGTCCATGCTAGGGACCTTGGGGACAGGGCTTCAGTCTGCACAACTTCCTTCTTGTAGCAAATGATAAAGGTTGTTTGCATGACTGATAGATCAATATTAAAGAGTGAAGGAACAAGACTATCAAAAACTAATGTTTACTACAAGTCATCCCTGACGTTATTAGTTTTCAGAATGGCCTCTCAGGTCAGGGACTGAAATGGAAGAGGATGCATGGACATGCCAGGGAAATTTCTTATCCTCATCACTTGTGCTGTCTGCTGTATCCAGAGGGTAAGGAGTAGAGGGAGAGGCTCTGAAATTCCTTAATCCTTTTCAGCACCTCTCTTCAGTGATGACGATTTTGACAATTTGACACAGTTACGGTACTGTCCTTAGTCATCCATTTAGAGCCCATTAATCTGAGTGTAAGGAGCCCTGGTCTATCAGCCACATGTAGGCAGGAGCCTGTGGAGTTCAGAGTCCAATCTCAAGGACAATTCCCTACTCCCCAGATAAGCAGAACTAATTTCCATAGATTCCCCCAATCCTTGAGGGAAATTAGAGCATTCTTGGAACACCCTCCCTCCCACCACATACTTTCTGACAGAAATAACTCTACGGGCAACTAATTGACCCCCTCTGTTCCCCATATCCCAAATTCTTTTCTAGACATCTAGCCTAGCTTagttttttactttatcttgaCTCCTGACTTGATCTACTTTTGCATTAAACATCCAT contains:
- the LOC122733534 gene encoding zinc finger protein OZF-like, whose amino-acid sequence is MVPSNFTVYSKNETENRVSVSRQEASKVESQGIPLVGVQGAISQDSQSEETCGLGGSVEVQQEKPEGERLEGSDKEEKDLGSGTTCTSEQPVEKECDKSSNPVPQETGPAGERAQRCNLHEHGCRLNADYGSQSKPHCGDKPHKCDQCGKAFRRSSNLLQHQKIHSGEKPYKCNECGKAFSRSTTLIHHQTIHSGEKPYECNECGKAFMASSALIRHQTIHSGERPYECTECGKAFSRNSILLEHKRIHSGEKPYECNECGKACRGSSKLIEHQRIHTGVKPYECNECGKTFSQNSHLTQHQRIHTGVKPYQCSECGKAFRQIATFINHQRIHSGEKPYECNVCGKVFRVRSDLIRHQRIHSGERRYECNECEKTFSQSSCLIQHRRTHSGEKLYECNECGKNFSRSSNLIQHQRIHSGEKPYECSECGKAFSRSSNLIQHQMMHTRV
- the LOC122733419 gene encoding zinc finger protein 501-like, with the translated sequence MRLRQSPPSQESGFNPMSLSQGVVPKEEGEHEYTKCEKSCDLSSAPVTNCIETIGERSQRCDVYDQSFGQDSEPVTNQNVNNEKKPYECSECDKAFSRRSYFIEHQRIHSGEKPYDCSECGKAFRWYSDVVSHQRIHRGEKPYQCNDCSKAFRKSSDLIQHQRVHSGEKPYECSHCGKVFGRSSSLIRHQRIHSGEKPYECNACGKAFRDISTFINHQKIHSGEKPYECDECGKAFSRSSSLIEHQRIHSGEKPFECNECGKAFRWCSDLVPHLRIHSGEKPFECNECKKSFRKSSDLILHQRIHSGEKPYECNQCGKAFRKRSDLIQHHRIHSGEKPFKCNECEKAFRTRSDLVQHLRIHSDEKPYECNECGKAFRQNSDLIQHQRIHSGEKPYECNKCEKVFCRNSSLIRHLRSHNRD